The sequence CTATCCGTTCCCGCCGCGCCAAGAGGAAGAACACGCCTAGAACAGAGCGCGTTTGGGCATTCAATGCAGGCGTGCCAATTGCATGCGAGGTAAAGCTGTATTTTTTGCCAGCGTATGTGTATCATTCACCGAGGTGCTGAACCTGCAACCATAGAAATGTCCCAACAGCTTACAACCGCACATCAATATTATGCCGCACACTAGGGGTTTCGGGAGGATAGCCGGAGGGGCTCGGCGATGGCGTATGGGGGTGGGGCTCCTGCTGCTGTGTATGGCTGTTGCATGGGCACCGCCCGCTGCGGGCGCGCAATCGAACTGCGAGGGATTCGCCAACCGCCAGCTAGGGCTCGTTGATAACTTGCTGGACCGCAACGACTTCGAGCGGGCCCTTCGGGTACTCAATACGACCATTGCGCAGTGCGACAGCGCGCCCGTGCAGGAAAAGATGGGGGATCTCTTTTCCGCGTGGTATCAGGCGATACAAAATGGCAGTGCCGCCGCGCAGCTCAACTTTATATCGACCGCTACAAACGCCGACAATCTACCCGCGGCCTCCGTAGGCCAAATCACGCGCAACGCGGCGGGCCTGCTGCGTTCGTTGGTCGCGGCGCGGTACACCAATGGCTCGTACGCCGGTGCCCACCGGCTGTGCCGGTCGTATCCGAGGTACACCGACACCTTTCGGATGCGCATCTACTGCGGGAACGCGGCCCGCGAAGTACAGGCGTATGCCTCGGCGATCCAGCGCTACGAGGCCGCCCTCGACAATTGGAACAGCGGCGCATCGTTTACGACCTGGACGCAAGTGGCCGACCACCTCAACGAGGTGTACATGATTACCACGCGCTTCGATGCGGCCTTTGCCCTTTCGAAGCGTCTGGCGATTCGCAACACCAACCCGTCGTATTTGCTCGCCACCCTTACTTCGGTGCGCGGGCGCTTCTTGGAGCCAATCGTCGAGATGGGACGGGTCGTGTTTGATGGAATGACGGCATCGGCGGCACTGAGCTATATCAACAGCGAGATCCGTCGCATCCAATATCCGCCGTATATCCAAAGCATCTACCTCATGACGAGCGGTGGTGCCTCAGATGCCATCCTGATGGGGCAAGACGCAACCGCGACGCCTGCGCCAACGCTGCTCGACAATGCAGTGGGCAACGTGTCGTTGCTTGAAGACAAGGCAACCGGCCGCGCATGGCTCTTGACGCCCATCGATGCCGGGTATTTCGTCGTCCAATACGGGACGTCGACGACGCCTGAAGAAACCGTTTTACTTGAAAATTTGCTTGAGGATGTAAACCGAACCGCCCTTTGGCGGGCGCTGTACGAGACGGTGTTCGAAACCGTGTACCCCTCCATGGGAAGCACGGTTGCGACGCTACTCGGCGGTTCTTACCTTGCAAATACATCATTGGCTCGTTATCATCCGGTGTTTGGCAACAGCGCGCTGTTGCTGTACTCTGCCATTCAAACCAGCGACGGGACCGTGACGAGAGCATACGAATTTTCGCGCGATCGTGTGCAGTACCCCGAGGGGGCCTGGGACCGGACCTCTAAAACACCTGCACTCTTTTATCAAACCGTTCAATACGAAGGAGCACCGATTCGGGAGGTTGTGTGGCCATTGTATGATGGAGACACATGGAAGGGCGTCATTCGTATTGGTATCGCGGTGCCTGAACCTGTGTAGCCAAGAGATGCATGAACGGTCGCCACACCAGCGGCTCTATCACGCATCCCAGCGGCACAACAGGACTTCTGCAACGCTAATTTTTGCTTCATAGGATACAACCGACTCATGAACCAAGACGTACACCGTGTTAAGGCGCTGCTGTGGATTGCGTGCTGGGGGCTGCTTCTGGCAACGCCTTCCTTTGGGCAAGCCACCATTTCAGATATCGCAAGCAACCCCGGAAAATTTAGTGACACGTCGGTTGAAGTGGAGGGGACCGTTTCGCGCCACGTGAACACCGGCGCAACAACCGATGCTAAGCACTACATGCTGCAGGGGCAGTCTGGGGAGCAAGTGCGTGTGAAGACGACCGATGCGCTGCCTGCCGTGGGCACCAAGTACCGCGTGGGCGGCCTCGTGTCCATTAGCCCCATCAACCGGGTGCCCGTGATTGTGGAGCAGAGCCGAACGCCCATCACCACACCCGCCACGACGGCCGCGCAGCAAAGTAGCGGCGAAGAGGTGCAGGGCGAAGGCATCCCGCTGTGGGCACTGCTCCTTATGTTCTTGGTGGGCGCGACCATCGTCGTGGGCATTGGGTATTTTGCCTTCACCTCCTCCGAGCTCACGGCCATCGAGGAGCGGCAGAAGCGCAAGAAGCAGGCCCAAGAAGCAGCGCCCCAGCAGAGCGCGCCCTCGTCAGGCGGTGGCGCACAGCGTGGCGCGCCGGCCCGCATTAAGTCGGAGTCGAGCAGCTCGGTGAGCAGCCAGGACGGTGGCCCCAAAACGCTACGCTTTAAGGCGCCGCCCAAAACCATGAAATTCATTCCGGGCAAGCTGGTAGTTACCGCGGGCCCCGACCAGGGCAAGGAGTTCCGGATCGCCGGACACCCCACGCCCGAGGGCAATGTGGTAACCATTGGCCGCTCCGAAGTGGATGGCGAGCGGGCCTTCTCGCACATCCAACTGGGCGACACCTACCGCACCGTTTCGCGGATTCAGGGCGAAATCATCCAGCAGGACCAGGACGTCTACTTCCGCAACAAGAGCACCACCAACCCCACGGTTGTAAACGGCAGCGAAGTGCCGGCCGATACGAAAGTGGAGCTGAAAGACGGCGACATGATCCGGATGGGCGAGCTGGTAATGCGGTACGAGACCGAGTAGTTTGAGCATCCATCGTTCCATGGTGTGATGACCATCTGCGCATCGGTCTGCCCGTTTCTCCTGACGCGGCAGGCCGATGCTGCTGGAAGGGGCCGTCGTAACGAAGCGTCGGCGTAATCACAGGAACGATACGTTGAAGGGTTCAGTATTGGCATTAGACTTGCCCGCTCTTGTACGCAGCATGCGCGCGCTGCTGTTTGCCGCCGGCTGAGGCCTCCAACGCGTGGGGGTACGGAGCAGGGCGTCGCGGCCAAGGATCCGCGCCCCTCTGAGGGCCTCACCGTTTGTGCATCGCACCCTATCCAAGCGAGTGTGCCCGCTCGCTGGTGCAGCTTCGCACTAATCTTCTTACTTGAACATGTCTGAAGAAGCCCGAAAGCGCTGTCCGTACTGCCATGAGGAAATCATGGCGGCGGCCCGAAAATGTAAGCACTGTGGCGAATGGCTGGAAGACCCGCCGACCACGTCTACGACCGGGTCGTTTGCCAACCCCGAGACGATGGTCAGTGAGGCCCTTTCGGAGCAGTACGAGATTGAGCGCGAGCTGGGCCGGGGCGGCATGGCGATCGTCTACAAAGGCGTGCAGCGCAACCTGGGGCGTGCCGTGGCGCTCAAGGTTCTTCCGCAGGGCATGACGCACGACAAGAAGCTGCTGGAACGCTTCCACCGCGAGGCGAAGTCGGCGGCGATGCTCAGCCACCCACACATCGTCACGATCTTTGATGAGGGCGAAACGAAGGGCGTTCACTACATGGCGATGGAGTACCTGACGGGCCGCGACCTGCACGAGATTGTGCAGGAGTCGGGGCCGGTCGATCCAGGCGAAGCGGTGGGACTCATCGCGCCCATCGCGAGCGCCCTCGGGTATGCGCACCGCAACGACACGGTGCACCGCGACGTGAAGAGCTCAAACGTGATGGTCACGGACACCGGCCGTCCGGTACTGATGGACTTTGGCATTGCCTATGCCTCGTCCGAGTCGCGCCTCACGCAAACAGGCACCGTTCTGGGCACGCCAGAATACATGAGTCCGGAGCAGGCGCGGGGCAACGAAGTCGACGCCCGCAGCGATCTCTACAGCCTGGGTGTGGTGCTGTATGAAGCCGTCACGGGGCGCCTGCCCCACACCGGCGGCCACCCCATGAGTGTGGTGTACAAGGTGCTGCATGAATCGTATACGCCGCCGCGGCAGCTCAACCCCGACATTCCGGAGTGGATGGAGCAAGTCATTGCGAAGTGCTTGCTCAAGGATGCCGATGAGCGGTATCAGACGGGCGAAGAACTCGCCGAGGCGCTCGAGTCGGAAGATCCGGGCGAAGCAGTGCCTATTCCCACCGCATCGAGCGGTGACGGGCCTGCGACAGGACCGGTTGAGCTGGGCGACGACGGCAACGGGCAGCCCAGCAAGACGCAGGTATTCCGCAACGAAGGCGACGGAGCCCCCGAGGCGCCTGCAGCCCAAGACGGCGACGTGGCCACAGATACCATGCCGTCCGACGACGACCCGCAGACCTCCACGGCCGAGCCCGATGCCGCAACGCAGCGACAGCGCCTGCGCATTGTGCGTTCGCTCGAGGGCAGCGCCGACTGGGTGAACGCGGTGACGTTTTCGCCGGATGGCCAGTACGCCCTTTCCGGCGGCGGCCAAGACAACATCAAATTGTGGGAAGTGGTGACGGGCAACGAGGTACAAGTCTTCAACGACCTCGAAAGCCAGCCCATCTCTATGGCGCTCTCGCCCGATGGCGAACAACTCGTCTCGCAAAGCTCCAGCGGGGGCATTCAGCTCTGGGATGTGGCGTCGGGCGACCTGGTGCGTACGCTTGCCGAAGGCTCCGAAGCTGTTCTCGCCACCACCTTCTCGCCCGATGGCAAGCATGTGCTCTCGGGCAACGGCAACGACGGCTCGCTCTGCCTCTGGGAAACCGCGACGGGTAAGGAGGCGGTGGCCTTTGACGATCACATGGAGGCCATCTTCTCGCTCACGTTTTCTGCCGATGGTCGGTACGTACTCTCCGGAAGCGGCCAGAGCGGAAAGCTCTCGCTGTGGGATGCGTCCTCCGGCGCAATGATTCGCACCTTTGAGCAGGGCGACTGGGAGGCAACCTACGTCTTTTCGGTGGCCTTTTCGCCGGATGGCAAATACGCCCTGTCCGGCAGCGACGACATGGCGGCGCGCCTTTGGGATGTGGAGAGCGGACGCTTGTTGCGCTCGTTTAAGGGGCACTCCGGGCTTGTCATTGCGGTGGCCTTCTCGCCCGACGGTCAGTTTGCCCTCTCGGGCAGCAGCGACATGAAGGTGCGCCTGTGGAATGTAGACACCGGCCAGCTGAGCTACGTGTTTGACGGCGACGCCGCCGGCGTAAACGCGATTGCCTTTTCGCCCGACGGCCGCTATATCCTCTCGGGCAGCAAAGACAGCAACGTTCATCTTTGGACGCCGTAGTGCGCATCGGCGCCGCAACTACCGGTTCGCCCGTCGTGCCGCCGTATCGTTTACTTTCTTGAAACGTCCTTCTTTTTGTATGGGTTGATGGTACTGCACGATCTGCGTGCTATAGCTTCTAATGCACGACCGTACGCTATGCAACGCTTTGCCTGGCTCATCCTCCTTTTGGGGATGGCCCCCATGCCTGTAGCCGCTCAAACCTGGGGCACGATAGAAGGAACGATTCGCAGCAGCAACAACCAAGCACCGCTTCCCGGGGCCACGGTGCTCGTGGAGGGCACAAACTACGGCACGGCCACCAACCGCGCCGGACGCTACCGCCTGCGCGTGCCCACCGGCAGCTACCGCCTGCGCTTCTCTTCGGTGGGGTACCAAACCGTCTACGATTCGGTGACGGTCACCGAGCAAACCACGCCGGTTGCGCACAACGTCGCGTTGCAGCCCCGCACGGTGGAAATGCAGGAGCTGACGGTGGAAAGCGACGAAGCGCCGAAGGCAGCGGGCGTATACACGCTCGATCCGGAAGAAATTGAGCGGATTCCCTCGCCCCTCAACGACGGCTTGCGGGCGCTGAAGGTGGTGCCTGGCGTGGCAACCAACAACGAGTTGTCCCACCAATATTCGGTGCGCGGCGGAGGATACAACGAAAACCTGGTGTTCATCAATGGCTTTCAGGTGTTCATGCCGTTTCGGCCGCGGCAGGGCGAGCAGGAAGGCCTCAGCCTCGTCAACCCGGCGCTCGCGCAAAGCGTCACCTTCTACGCGGGCGGCTTCCCGGCGCGCTACGGCGGCAAACTGTCCTCGGCGCTCGATGTGCAATACTACCGGCCGGAGGATCAGCCGCTGACGGGACAGGCCGAGGTGTCGCTGTTTGACGTGAGCGCAAATGCGCGGTCGTCGGCCCTCAACGGCGATCTGGGGTGGACGCTGGGCGTTCGCCATGCGCGGCCGGGGCAGTTCTTTGCTACGCAGGAGTTGAAGGGCGATTACGATCCGCAGTTTACGGACGTGCAGGGCGCGCTGACGTATCGGCTGGCACCGGGCCATCAGATCGATGCGCTGGGCATTTGGGCCGATCATACGTTTCGGCTGGAGCCGGGCAACCGCAAGACCTACTTCGGCATCTTGAGTCTCGATCCGGAGATTCCCTCGAACCTCCAGGCGTTGTGGGTGGATTACGAGGGCACGCGCCGCGACGGCTACACCACCCAGTTTGGCGGCATCCGGTTGTCGGACGACTGGACGGACCGTTTCTCCACGGAGCATGCGCTCGCGTACTTTGGGACGAAGGAGACGGAGGACTTCAACATCACCGGCCAAGCCGATCTGTTTCAGGTGGATCCCACCGGCGACCCCGATTCCGGTGCGGGCCATGTGGGCATCGGCAGCTCACTCACCACAAACGTCGCCCATAACACCGTTTCGGTGAACACGCTCACCGGCCGGGGCCGCTACCAGTACACGCTCGACCGCCACGTCCTGGAGGCCGGATGGCACCTGCGCGGCCTCTCGTTCAACGATCGAATCAACGAACGGACCATCGCAACCGCCCGCGTGCGCGACAATGGACGGACCGTGCAGCGGCGCATCGTAATCGACAGCCTGCAGGATCGCGCGTCGTTCAGCGAGTACCAGAGCGGCCTGTACGTGCAGGATGCCATTGACGTACTGCCCGACCGTGACAAGCTGACCCTCACCGGCGGGTTGCGGGCGGATTACTTCTCGTTTAATGATGCGTGGACCGTGTCGCCCCGCCTGTCGCTGCGCTACACGCACTCCGATCAACTGACGCTCACTGGGGCGTGGGGCATCTACCACCAAAAGCCCACGTATCGCGAGCTCCGCGGCGCGCCCGATCCCGGCGAGTCAATCTTGGGGGCGCTGAACCGCGATATCCGGTCGCAGCGGGCGATGGAGTTTGTCCTGGGCGGTACCTACTTCATGCCCGACAAGCGTCTGTACCTGCGCGCTGAAACGTACTACAAGCGGCTGCGCCACCTTATCTCGTACCGCATCGACGATGTGCGCGTGGAGTATTCGGGCGAGAATGACACGCGCGGCTATGCCTATGGGCTCGATCTGCAGCTGCGTGGCGAGTTTGTGCCGGGCCTGGAGAGCTGGTTCAACTACAGCTTCTTG comes from Salisaeta longa DSM 21114 and encodes:
- a CDS encoding FHA domain-containing protein produces the protein MNQDVHRVKALLWIACWGLLLATPSFGQATISDIASNPGKFSDTSVEVEGTVSRHVNTGATTDAKHYMLQGQSGEQVRVKTTDALPAVGTKYRVGGLVSISPINRVPVIVEQSRTPITTPATTAAQQSSGEEVQGEGIPLWALLLMFLVGATIVVGIGYFAFTSSELTAIEERQKRKKQAQEAAPQQSAPSSGGGAQRGAPARIKSESSSSVSSQDGGPKTLRFKAPPKTMKFIPGKLVVTAGPDQGKEFRIAGHPTPEGNVVTIGRSEVDGERAFSHIQLGDTYRTVSRIQGEIIQQDQDVYFRNKSTTNPTVVNGSEVPADTKVELKDGDMIRMGELVMRYETE
- a CDS encoding WD40 repeat domain-containing serine/threonine protein kinase is translated as MSEEARKRCPYCHEEIMAAARKCKHCGEWLEDPPTTSTTGSFANPETMVSEALSEQYEIERELGRGGMAIVYKGVQRNLGRAVALKVLPQGMTHDKKLLERFHREAKSAAMLSHPHIVTIFDEGETKGVHYMAMEYLTGRDLHEIVQESGPVDPGEAVGLIAPIASALGYAHRNDTVHRDVKSSNVMVTDTGRPVLMDFGIAYASSESRLTQTGTVLGTPEYMSPEQARGNEVDARSDLYSLGVVLYEAVTGRLPHTGGHPMSVVYKVLHESYTPPRQLNPDIPEWMEQVIAKCLLKDADERYQTGEELAEALESEDPGEAVPIPTASSGDGPATGPVELGDDGNGQPSKTQVFRNEGDGAPEAPAAQDGDVATDTMPSDDDPQTSTAEPDAATQRQRLRIVRSLEGSADWVNAVTFSPDGQYALSGGGQDNIKLWEVVTGNEVQVFNDLESQPISMALSPDGEQLVSQSSSGGIQLWDVASGDLVRTLAEGSEAVLATTFSPDGKHVLSGNGNDGSLCLWETATGKEAVAFDDHMEAIFSLTFSADGRYVLSGSGQSGKLSLWDASSGAMIRTFEQGDWEATYVFSVAFSPDGKYALSGSDDMAARLWDVESGRLLRSFKGHSGLVIAVAFSPDGQFALSGSSDMKVRLWNVDTGQLSYVFDGDAAGVNAIAFSPDGRYILSGSKDSNVHLWTP
- a CDS encoding TonB-dependent receptor, which gives rise to MQRFAWLILLLGMAPMPVAAQTWGTIEGTIRSSNNQAPLPGATVLVEGTNYGTATNRAGRYRLRVPTGSYRLRFSSVGYQTVYDSVTVTEQTTPVAHNVALQPRTVEMQELTVESDEAPKAAGVYTLDPEEIERIPSPLNDGLRALKVVPGVATNNELSHQYSVRGGGYNENLVFINGFQVFMPFRPRQGEQEGLSLVNPALAQSVTFYAGGFPARYGGKLSSALDVQYYRPEDQPLTGQAEVSLFDVSANARSSALNGDLGWTLGVRHARPGQFFATQELKGDYDPQFTDVQGALTYRLAPGHQIDALGIWADHTFRLEPGNRKTYFGILSLDPEIPSNLQALWVDYEGTRRDGYTTQFGGIRLSDDWTDRFSTEHALAYFGTKETEDFNITGQADLFQVDPTGDPDSGAGHVGIGSSLTTNVAHNTVSVNTLTGRGRYQYTLDRHVLEAGWHLRGLSFNDRINERTIATARVRDNGRTVQRRIVIDSLQDRASFSEYQSGLYVQDAIDVLPDRDKLTLTGGLRADYFSFNDAWTVSPRLSLRYTHSDQLTLTGAWGIYHQKPTYRELRGAPDPGESILGALNRDIRSQRAMEFVLGGTYFMPDKRLYLRAETYYKRLRHLISYRIDDVRVEYSGENDTRGYAYGLDLQLRGEFVPGLESWFNYSFLVTRERFKDPFQTAFNQGLNPRPSDQRHTFSAFIQDYVPGDKTWKLHMRLLYGSGLPYTPPVPGPRDPSTGQVIQVPGPRMNGRLPAYRRVDVGAVKRIALSDARAPMHLSLSFEILNLFDMTNTVGYSWFVDGRDTWTRVPKHLTPRAINVGAKLSF